A single region of the Phycisphaerae bacterium RAS1 genome encodes:
- the proX gene encoding Prolyl-tRNA editing protein ProX, whose product MGNAVYDAICGLLDEQRVAYRVLHHEPTRTSEESARVRGEPLEIGGKALLVKTDDAFRLFVLSAVLKLDSAAVKQRLGVRKTRFATPEELMELTGLVPGSVPPFGRPILPFDLYVDESIAANPRIAFNAGSLTDSIILATGEYMRVASPTVFRFGAAATS is encoded by the coding sequence ATGGGCAACGCCGTCTACGACGCGATCTGCGGGCTGCTTGATGAGCAGCGCGTCGCTTATCGCGTGCTCCATCATGAGCCGACGCGCACGTCGGAGGAGTCCGCCCGCGTGCGCGGCGAGCCGCTCGAGATCGGCGGCAAGGCGCTGCTCGTCAAGACCGATGACGCATTTCGATTATTCGTCTTGTCGGCCGTACTCAAGCTCGATTCGGCCGCCGTGAAACAGCGGCTGGGGGTGAGGAAGACGCGCTTCGCGACGCCCGAAGAGCTGATGGAGCTCACCGGCCTCGTGCCCGGGAGCGTCCCGCCATTCGGCCGGCCGATCCTGCCATTCGATCTGTACGTGGATGAGTCAATCGCCGCCAACCCGCGCATCGCGTTCAACGCCGGCTCGCTGACGGATTCGATTATCCTCGCCACCGGCGAGTACATGCGGGTGGCGTCGCCGACGGTGTTTCGTTTCGGCGCCGCGGCGACTTCGTAG
- the fusA_1 gene encoding Elongation factor G, translating into MAHQVGDIRNIALVGHTGSGKTTLGEALLFKSGTTGRLGSVDDGSSHLDVEDESRERKHSLDSTVFHLSHRGKTINLIDTPGMPDFSGPSLAALAACETAVIVVNAAAGIGVNTRRMANAARDFGLARLIVVNRIDAENVNLLELLNALRETFGSECHPINLPSGGGKSVVDVLEKSDGQVDLLDVPHCHTELLDSIAETDDELMNTYIETGTIPHEKLPHAIAAAVQSGHLIPVLFTDGKHDVGIAELLDDLVTYAPCPIDGKRRALTVGEGADVKELPIDPNGAEFAGHAFKIVTDSKSHIRYTLIRVHSGTLKPDGTIYAAGDRRGQRPGHIFKLRGAEHTEVPEALPGDIIALAKVEVPFGAAVSSKPIDGRLPMPRFPTPMYSLAIEPKARGDVEKISGALHRFADEDPCFKYHRDADTAELLISGLGDIHLTVVRSKMKRYYKLEVDTHNPKIPYRETISGAAKYVEHTHKKQSGGAGQYARVVIDMEPAERGSDLVWEDKIFGGVISQQFRPSVQKGVREQMKKGVIAGCQVVDVRVALVDGKEHPVDSKDIAFQVAGRQAFKKAFLASRPILLEPVVNVEVTVPADKVGDIARDISGKRGQVVGQDVLPGNQAIIRAVVPLAEVANYASQLKSVTGGQGSYVMEFSHYDQVPPNVQQQIVANYKGAAVEEEE; encoded by the coding sequence ATGGCCCATCAGGTCGGAGACATCCGGAACATCGCCCTCGTCGGCCACACCGGCTCGGGCAAGACCACCCTGGGGGAGGCGCTGCTGTTCAAGTCCGGCACGACCGGCCGGCTCGGCAGCGTCGACGACGGCTCCAGCCACCTGGATGTCGAAGACGAATCGCGCGAGCGGAAGCACAGCCTCGACTCCACCGTCTTCCATCTTTCGCACAGAGGCAAGACCATCAACCTGATCGACACGCCCGGCATGCCCGATTTCAGCGGCCCTTCGCTGGCGGCGCTGGCAGCCTGCGAAACCGCCGTCATCGTCGTCAACGCGGCCGCCGGCATCGGCGTCAACACCCGCCGCATGGCCAACGCCGCCCGCGACTTCGGCCTGGCGCGGCTGATCGTCGTCAACCGCATCGACGCGGAGAACGTCAACCTGCTGGAGCTGCTGAACGCGCTGCGCGAGACGTTCGGCTCTGAGTGCCACCCGATCAACCTGCCCAGCGGCGGCGGCAAGAGCGTCGTGGACGTGCTCGAAAAATCGGATGGACAGGTGGACCTGCTGGACGTGCCCCACTGCCACACCGAGCTGCTCGATTCCATCGCCGAGACCGACGACGAGCTGATGAACACGTACATCGAAACCGGGACCATCCCGCACGAGAAGCTGCCGCACGCGATCGCGGCGGCGGTGCAGAGCGGACACCTGATTCCGGTGCTCTTTACCGACGGCAAGCACGACGTGGGCATCGCCGAACTGCTCGACGACCTGGTCACCTACGCGCCCTGCCCGATCGACGGCAAGCGCCGCGCGCTGACGGTCGGCGAGGGAGCCGACGTGAAGGAACTGCCGATCGATCCGAACGGCGCCGAATTCGCCGGGCATGCGTTCAAAATCGTTACCGACTCCAAGAGCCATATTCGCTACACGCTGATCCGCGTTCATTCCGGAACACTCAAGCCCGACGGCACGATTTACGCCGCCGGCGACCGCCGCGGGCAGCGTCCCGGACACATCTTCAAGCTGCGCGGCGCCGAGCACACGGAGGTCCCCGAAGCGCTCCCCGGCGACATCATCGCGCTGGCCAAGGTCGAAGTCCCTTTCGGCGCCGCCGTTTCCTCGAAACCGATCGACGGGCGGCTGCCCATGCCGCGCTTTCCCACGCCGATGTACTCGCTGGCGATCGAGCCGAAAGCCCGCGGCGACGTGGAAAAAATCAGCGGGGCGCTGCATCGCTTCGCCGACGAAGACCCGTGCTTCAAGTATCACCGCGACGCCGATACCGCCGAGCTGCTGATTTCAGGCCTGGGCGACATTCACCTCACCGTCGTCCGCAGCAAGATGAAGCGCTACTACAAGCTCGAAGTGGACACGCACAACCCGAAGATCCCCTATCGTGAGACGATTTCGGGCGCCGCCAAGTACGTCGAACACACGCACAAGAAGCAGTCCGGCGGCGCCGGTCAGTACGCCCGCGTGGTGATCGACATGGAGCCGGCCGAGCGCGGCAGCGACCTGGTCTGGGAAGACAAAATCTTCGGCGGCGTCATCAGTCAGCAGTTCCGTCCCAGCGTGCAGAAGGGCGTCCGCGAGCAGATGAAAAAGGGCGTCATCGCCGGCTGCCAGGTGGTCGACGTAAGGGTAGCGCTCGTCGACGGCAAGGAGCACCCGGTGGACAGCAAGGATATCGCGTTCCAGGTCGCCGGCCGACAGGCGTTCAAGAAGGCGTTCCTGGCGTCGCGGCCGATCCTGCTGGAGCCGGTGGTGAACGTCGAAGTCACCGTCCCGGCGGACAAGGTGGGTGACATCGCCCGCGACATCAGCGGCAAGCGCGGCCAGGTGGTGGGGCAGGACGTGCTGCCCGGAAACCAGGCGATCATCCGCGCGGTGGTCCCGCTCGCCGAAGTGGCAAACTACGCGTCGCAGCTCAAGAGCGTGACCGGCGGGCAGGGCAGCTACGTCATGGAATTCAGCCACTACGATCAGGTCCCGCCGAACGTGCAGCAGCAGATCGTGGCGAATTACAAGGGCGCGGCGGTGGAAGAAGAGGAGTAG
- a CDS encoding putative ABC transporter ATP-binding protein, whose protein sequence is MPDTIIELRQVSKSFGRQRVLDDVDLRIERGKTTVIIGRSGCGKSVMLKHIVGLLRPDKGEVYFEGQRVDHLGERQLVPIRRQISFVFQLNALFDSLSVGENVAFQLVETGSGHVDRKKVQQLVARCLDLVGLSGFQHKRPGELSGGEKKRAALARAIAMDPPPKVILYDEPTAGLDPQRSDAINKVIRHFQHEVDVTGLVVTHDMKSAAEVGDRVLMLAGGRFVADGTPQELVQSRDPRVRRFIEGAAEAEDLRTLSEA, encoded by the coding sequence ATGCCCGACACGATCATCGAGCTGCGACAGGTCAGCAAATCCTTCGGCCGGCAGCGCGTGCTCGACGACGTCGACCTGCGCATTGAGCGCGGCAAGACGACCGTCATCATCGGCCGCTCCGGCTGCGGCAAGAGCGTGATGCTCAAGCACATCGTCGGGTTGCTTCGGCCGGACAAAGGCGAGGTCTACTTCGAGGGGCAGCGCGTCGATCACCTGGGCGAACGGCAGCTCGTGCCGATCCGCCGGCAGATCAGCTTCGTGTTTCAGCTCAACGCGCTCTTCGATTCGCTCTCGGTCGGCGAAAACGTCGCGTTTCAACTGGTCGAGACCGGCTCGGGACACGTCGATCGCAAAAAGGTGCAGCAGCTCGTCGCCCGCTGTCTCGACCTGGTCGGCCTGAGCGGCTTTCAGCACAAGCGGCCGGGTGAGCTGTCCGGCGGCGAAAAAAAACGCGCCGCCCTGGCCCGGGCCATCGCCATGGATCCGCCGCCCAAAGTCATCCTTTATGACGAGCCGACCGCCGGACTGGACCCGCAGCGCTCCGACGCGATCAACAAGGTCATCCGCCACTTTCAGCACGAGGTGGATGTGACCGGGCTGGTCGTGACCCACGACATGAAAAGCGCCGCCGAAGTCGGCGACCGCGTCCTGATGCTTGCCGGCGGGCGATTCGTCGCCGATGGGACGCCCCAGGAACTGGTGCAAAGCCGCGATCCGCGTGTGCGGCGGTTTATCGAGGGCGCGGCGGAGGCGGAGGACCTGCGCACATTATCGGAGGCGTGA
- a CDS encoding RmuC family protein: MLDIALLFALVILVAAVLVVQVLTLRRRVVADVSQIQTALAAIEKACERAERTARDEIARNRDENAAAARSARDELASRLKDSTDSLAQRLVELTALQAGKLDGVVEQIAKLTQSNELRLEAVRATVEAQLQHVRDDNRRSLDSIRTAVDEKLQGALEKRLGESFRLVSQQLEQVHKGLGEMQALAAGVGDLKRVLSNVKSRGMFGETQLSAMLEQALTPEQYAVNVDVKGIGERVEFAVRLPGPAEHAEDVVWLPIDAKFPMEPYERLVAAQEQADVAAVDEAGRQLAAQIRFCAQTICDKYINPPATTDFAILFLPVEGLFAEVMRQPGLGDAIQRQQRVMIAGPTTLWALLNSLQMGFRTLAIQRRSSEVWNLLASVKAEWQSYGEVLAKVQKKLQEASNSVDLVERRSRAIGRRLRAVEQLPSDGTSEVLPLQEPAESEA, encoded by the coding sequence ATGCTCGACATCGCGTTGCTCTTTGCCCTGGTCATCCTCGTGGCGGCGGTACTTGTCGTGCAGGTGCTGACGCTGCGCCGCCGCGTCGTCGCCGACGTGAGTCAGATTCAGACCGCACTGGCGGCGATCGAGAAGGCCTGCGAAAGGGCCGAGCGGACGGCGCGCGACGAGATCGCCCGCAACCGCGATGAAAACGCCGCCGCCGCCCGATCGGCCCGTGACGAGCTGGCCAGCCGCCTGAAGGACTCGACCGACAGCCTGGCTCAGCGTCTGGTCGAGCTGACCGCGCTTCAGGCCGGAAAGCTGGACGGCGTCGTCGAGCAGATCGCCAAGCTTACGCAGAGCAACGAACTGCGACTGGAAGCGGTCCGCGCCACGGTCGAGGCGCAACTGCAACACGTCCGCGACGACAACCGCCGCAGCCTCGATTCCATCCGCACAGCGGTGGATGAAAAGCTGCAAGGCGCGCTGGAGAAGCGGCTGGGGGAGTCCTTCCGGCTTGTCAGCCAGCAACTGGAACAGGTTCACAAGGGGCTGGGCGAGATGCAGGCCCTGGCGGCGGGCGTGGGCGATCTGAAGCGCGTTCTGAGCAACGTCAAATCGCGCGGCATGTTCGGCGAGACGCAGCTTTCCGCCATGCTGGAACAGGCGCTTACTCCCGAGCAGTACGCGGTCAACGTCGACGTGAAGGGCATCGGCGAACGCGTGGAATTCGCGGTCCGCCTGCCGGGCCCGGCCGAGCACGCAGAAGACGTGGTCTGGCTGCCGATCGACGCCAAGTTCCCGATGGAGCCGTACGAGCGGCTGGTTGCGGCCCAGGAGCAAGCCGACGTCGCCGCCGTCGATGAGGCCGGCCGACAGCTCGCGGCTCAGATTCGATTCTGCGCCCAGACGATCTGCGACAAGTACATCAACCCGCCGGCCACGACCGATTTTGCGATCCTGTTTCTGCCGGTCGAAGGGCTGTTCGCCGAGGTGATGCGCCAACCGGGGCTGGGCGACGCGATCCAGCGGCAGCAGCGCGTCATGATCGCCGGGCCGACGACGCTCTGGGCCCTGCTGAACAGCCTGCAGATGGGATTCCGCACGCTGGCCATCCAGCGCCGGTCGAGCGAGGTATGGAACCTCCTGGCTTCGGTGAAGGCGGAGTGGCAGTCGTACGGGGAGGTGCTGGCGAAGGTGCAGAAGAAGCTGCAGGAGGCGAGCAACTCGGTGGACCTGGTCGAGCGCCGCTCGCGCGCCATCGGGCGCAGGCTGCGTGCGGTCGAGCAGTTGCCGTCGGATGGAACAAGCGAGGTGCTGCCGCTTCAGGAGCCGGCCGAGTCGGAGGCGTGA
- a CDS encoding Cellulase (glycosyl hydrolase family 5), protein MQFKSAARWAGLITLALAGIAGSTGCQLEELAQTPGGGSTAPSDPPPSGGSERKSAPEDVPDRAPRPELVANAGSGVSIATGLRAILSGSAAGGTPPYTFAWSPADGLSAVDAPNPGASPLRTTTYTLTVIDSAARRATDSVQVTVTPIPPTTDGALPDGALFTQGNGIFIRTADGAAAPFRARGANLQDTRGCGYCLYEPSNAAEVQRRAAALVGDWGADFVRLTLESRPIPDNPWARPAPGVLDDPAYADEIAQIVSSITDRPGKYVLLSLWIEPTVDENGWPTPQTDNVWTALAERFVDNPKVMFGIVNEPINNFDGAQDAACWEAMNRAASAIRAVEAAHDAAKHVILAQGTGWWSRRLEYYVSHPLSAGGGENIAYEIHFYNPAEDIDALLSGPAAQIPVVIGEFGPDQQMTVEDCRTLMDFARAADISYLAWTFHYGCAPNLLLDTRDDAENHPCGIGMPLAPSAWGQMLIDEFAVPW, encoded by the coding sequence ATGCAGTTCAAATCCGCCGCGCGCTGGGCCGGCCTGATTACGCTTGCGCTCGCCGGAATCGCCGGAAGCACCGGTTGCCAGCTCGAAGAGCTGGCACAGACGCCGGGCGGCGGCTCGACCGCCCCGAGCGATCCGCCGCCGTCCGGCGGCAGCGAGCGGAAGTCCGCGCCGGAGGACGTTCCCGACCGCGCGCCGCGGCCGGAGCTCGTCGCGAACGCAGGCTCGGGCGTTTCGATCGCGACCGGTCTACGTGCGATTCTCTCGGGCAGCGCCGCGGGCGGGACGCCGCCTTACACCTTTGCCTGGTCGCCGGCGGACGGCCTCAGCGCGGTCGATGCGCCGAATCCCGGCGCGTCCCCCCTGCGGACGACGACCTACACGTTGACTGTCATCGACAGCGCCGCGCGCCGTGCGACCGATTCGGTTCAAGTCACCGTCACGCCGATCCCGCCGACCACCGACGGCGCGTTGCCCGATGGCGCGCTCTTCACGCAAGGCAACGGCATCTTCATCCGCACCGCCGACGGCGCAGCGGCGCCGTTCCGCGCACGCGGCGCCAATCTGCAGGACACGCGCGGTTGCGGCTACTGTCTCTATGAGCCCAGCAACGCGGCCGAGGTGCAACGCCGTGCGGCGGCTCTCGTGGGCGACTGGGGCGCCGATTTCGTGCGGCTGACCCTGGAGAGTCGCCCGATTCCGGATAATCCGTGGGCCCGCCCCGCGCCTGGAGTGCTGGATGATCCGGCCTACGCCGACGAGATCGCACAGATCGTTTCGAGCATCACCGACCGGCCCGGCAAGTATGTGCTGCTTTCGCTCTGGATCGAGCCGACGGTGGATGAGAACGGCTGGCCCACGCCGCAGACGGACAACGTCTGGACGGCGCTGGCCGAGCGCTTTGTGGACAACCCGAAGGTCATGTTTGGGATCGTCAACGAGCCGATCAACAACTTCGACGGCGCACAGGACGCCGCGTGCTGGGAGGCCATGAACCGCGCCGCTTCGGCCATACGGGCGGTCGAGGCCGCCCACGACGCTGCCAAGCACGTCATTCTGGCGCAAGGCACGGGTTGGTGGTCGCGGCGGCTGGAGTATTACGTGTCGCACCCGCTCAGCGCCGGCGGCGGCGAGAACATCGCCTACGAGATTCACTTCTACAATCCGGCCGAGGACATCGACGCGCTGCTCAGCGGACCGGCGGCCCAGATTCCGGTCGTGATCGGCGAGTTCGGGCCCGACCAGCAGATGACCGTAGAGGACTGCCGTACGCTGATGGACTTCGCCCGCGCCGCGGACATCTCTTACCTGGCGTGGACGTTTCACTACGGGTGCGCGCCGAACCTGCTGCTGGACACGCGCGACGACGCGGAGAATCACCCTTGTGGAATCGGAATGCCGCTGGCGCCTAGTGCTTGGGGGCAGATGCTGATCGATGAGTTCGCAGTTCCGTGGTAA
- the sigR_2 gene encoding ECF RNA polymerase sigma factor SigR, with protein sequence MPVRDDKSFEALALPHAEAIYRFARRLTRDEHEAEDLVQEAYLKAYKAFGRFEEREFGVRPWLLKILYNAFLNRQVRAKRTPVAADQQALDQIHADSGDLGSESPPELDYERVDEEVKRAIDALPVEFRSVLLLWASMEMSYQEIADTLSVPIGTVMSRLHRGRQQVIRSLSNFAKEQRLTPASRSDE encoded by the coding sequence ATGCCTGTACGGGATGATAAGTCGTTCGAGGCGCTGGCATTGCCGCATGCCGAGGCGATTTATCGTTTCGCACGGCGGCTTACGCGCGACGAGCACGAAGCTGAGGATCTGGTCCAGGAAGCATACCTGAAGGCCTACAAGGCCTTTGGGCGCTTCGAGGAGCGCGAGTTCGGCGTCCGGCCCTGGCTGCTGAAGATCCTCTACAACGCCTTTCTGAACCGTCAGGTCCGCGCCAAGCGGACGCCCGTGGCGGCGGATCAGCAGGCTCTCGACCAGATTCACGCCGATTCGGGCGATCTGGGTTCCGAGAGTCCGCCTGAGTTGGACTATGAGCGCGTTGATGAGGAAGTAAAGCGTGCCATTGACGCGCTGCCGGTGGAATTTCGTTCCGTGCTGCTCCTGTGGGCCAGCATGGAGATGAGTTATCAGGAGATAGCCGATACGCTCAGCGTGCCCATCGGCACCGTGATGAGCCGCCTGCATCGCGGGCGGCAGCAGGTGATCCGAAGCCTCAGCAACTTCGCCAAGGAGCAGCGTCTGACTCCGGCATCGAGAAGCGACGAATGA
- a CDS encoding DSBA-like thioredoxin domain protein, with product MSRKKHKSAHPATHRPAATVAAAQPSPGAAFVLLGGLALLTSAGMSLMLALTSLAAGFKLPGCGAGSDCARAAASAWGKLPGVQWPVSYLGLAFFLAMLAVWLRSGGNFAGPVRGMVWAGGFTSAVFVGVMFSSGYVCNYCLVAHLANFAFLAVAELSRRPGATLPTGQSLATLLGVFIMATGGLAIADVQARRAADAAAARQQDETIQKITQAATRPAIATQPAPVAATREAAAPAATQPSSSTVAADDSPARRPFTGRYRRGPEKAPLRIVMITDYQCPDCLMAEGVIDPLSRSRSDISLSIKHFPFNTPCNPTAPDLHKNACWAARAAEAAGILGGDEGFFRMHRWLFEHKGSFTDQDFPPALSSLGFDPVEFQRVMQTGETLERVKADIAEALDLGIYITPMIFINGVEVKGWRSTVELGQIIDRLSAAAPPPMGPENDRPPLATAKIISDWRDQAPRQIPEDKQAWPLGPSDAKVRIVLFGDYAEEVTTLADRVICELVRKRGDVRYHFRPFPFDSDCNPAMKDKRFPMSCRAAAAAEAAGVVGGADAFWKMHDWLMNNRNQYDDARLLRALGDLGLDPAAIRAALDAPDTKAAIELDGATGQRIGLKSIPMIFINEKFVSRWRVPKTNESLLAQMLDEAAKMP from the coding sequence ATGTCACGAAAAAAGCACAAGAGCGCCCACCCCGCCACGCATCGCCCGGCCGCGACTGTTGCCGCGGCGCAGCCCTCGCCCGGAGCGGCGTTCGTACTGCTTGGCGGGCTCGCGCTGCTGACCAGCGCGGGCATGTCGCTTATGCTCGCGCTGACCAGCCTGGCAGCAGGGTTCAAGCTACCCGGCTGCGGCGCCGGCAGCGACTGCGCCCGCGCCGCCGCCAGCGCCTGGGGCAAACTGCCCGGTGTGCAATGGCCCGTGTCCTACCTTGGCCTGGCGTTTTTTCTGGCGATGCTCGCGGTCTGGCTGAGAAGCGGGGGAAACTTTGCCGGACCGGTGCGCGGAATGGTGTGGGCCGGCGGCTTTACGTCAGCGGTGTTCGTGGGAGTGATGTTCAGCAGCGGTTACGTGTGCAACTACTGCCTCGTGGCCCACCTCGCCAACTTTGCGTTTCTGGCGGTCGCGGAACTCTCGCGACGACCCGGAGCCACCCTGCCCACCGGTCAGTCGCTCGCCACTCTGCTCGGCGTCTTTATCATGGCGACGGGCGGATTGGCCATCGCCGATGTGCAGGCGCGGCGGGCCGCCGACGCTGCCGCCGCCCGGCAGCAGGATGAGACGATTCAGAAAATCACCCAGGCCGCCACGCGCCCGGCGATCGCGACGCAACCCGCGCCGGTCGCCGCGACCCGCGAGGCCGCCGCGCCCGCCGCGACGCAACCCTCCTCGTCTACGGTCGCCGCCGACGATTCGCCGGCCCGCCGGCCTTTCACCGGCCGCTATCGCCGCGGCCCCGAGAAAGCGCCGCTGCGAATAGTGATGATCACCGACTATCAGTGCCCCGATTGCCTGATGGCCGAGGGCGTGATCGATCCGCTGTCGCGCAGCCGCAGCGACATTTCGCTTTCGATCAAGCATTTCCCGTTCAACACACCCTGCAACCCGACGGCCCCCGATCTGCATAAGAACGCCTGTTGGGCGGCCCGCGCCGCGGAGGCGGCCGGCATACTCGGCGGCGACGAAGGCTTCTTCCGCATGCACCGCTGGCTCTTCGAGCACAAGGGCAGCTTCACCGATCAGGATTTCCCGCCGGCGCTGTCGTCACTGGGTTTCGACCCGGTCGAGTTTCAGCGCGTCATGCAGACCGGCGAAACGCTGGAGCGCGTCAAGGCGGACATCGCCGAGGCGCTCGACCTGGGCATCTACATCACGCCGATGATCTTCATCAACGGCGTCGAGGTGAAGGGCTGGCGCTCGACGGTCGAGCTGGGGCAGATCATCGATCGCCTCTCCGCCGCCGCCCCGCCGCCGATGGGGCCGGAGAATGACCGTCCGCCTCTCGCGACGGCCAAGATCATCTCCGACTGGCGCGACCAGGCGCCGCGCCAGATTCCGGAAGACAAGCAGGCATGGCCGCTCGGACCGAGCGACGCCAAGGTGCGCATCGTGCTCTTCGGCGACTACGCCGAGGAGGTGACGACGCTGGCCGACCGCGTCATCTGCGAGCTGGTCCGCAAGCGCGGCGACGTGCGCTATCACTTCCGTCCGTTTCCTTTCGACTCCGACTGCAATCCGGCGATGAAGGACAAGCGCTTTCCGATGTCCTGTCGCGCGGCGGCGGCGGCCGAGGCGGCCGGCGTCGTGGGCGGCGCGGATGCGTTCTGGAAAATGCACGACTGGCTGATGAACAACCGCAACCAGTACGACGACGCGCGGCTGCTGCGGGCCCTCGGCGATCTGGGGCTGGACCCGGCGGCGATCAGGGCGGCGCTGGACGCGCCCGACACGAAGGCGGCGATCGAGCTCGACGGGGCGACTGGCCAGCGAATCGGCCTAAAGTCGATCCCGATGATCTTTATCAATGAGAAATTTGTCTCACGCTGGCGCGTGCCGAAGACAAACGAGTCGTTACTGGCGCAGATGCTCGACGAAGCGGCGAAGATGCCCTGA
- the yhdN gene encoding General stress protein 69 — MVRRPLGQSGLNVTPVGFGAFKIGRNEGIKYPHGYELPDDRTVEKLLNGVLDLGINYIDTAPAYGLSEERIGRCIAHRRGELVLSTKVGETFENGRSTYDFSKAAIESSVARSLKRLRCDYVDIVFIHASADDLAILRETPVIEALLALRRRGLARAVGLSGKTVAAAEAAIAWADVLMIEYHALDRSHAGVMSRAGAAGVGVVVKKGLASGRLPAREAIPFALAAPGVGSLVVGGLSLDHLRENVRLAEEVLK, encoded by the coding sequence GTGGTCCGTCGTCCGCTAGGCCAATCGGGACTGAACGTGACGCCCGTTGGCTTCGGCGCCTTCAAGATCGGCCGCAACGAGGGCATCAAGTATCCGCACGGATATGAGCTGCCTGACGACCGGACCGTCGAGAAGTTGCTGAACGGCGTGCTCGACCTGGGGATCAACTACATCGACACGGCTCCGGCGTACGGGCTGAGCGAGGAGCGCATCGGCCGGTGTATCGCTCATCGCCGCGGCGAGCTCGTGCTCTCGACCAAGGTGGGCGAGACGTTTGAGAACGGCCGATCGACCTACGATTTTTCGAAGGCGGCGATCGAGAGCAGCGTCGCGCGAAGCCTGAAGCGGCTGCGCTGCGACTACGTCGATATCGTCTTCATTCACGCCAGCGCCGACGACCTGGCGATTCTGCGCGAGACGCCGGTGATTGAGGCGCTGCTGGCGCTGCGGCGGCGCGGGTTGGCGCGGGCGGTCGGGCTTTCCGGCAAGACGGTGGCGGCCGCCGAGGCGGCGATCGCGTGGGCGGACGTGCTGATGATCGAGTATCACGCGCTGGACCGGTCGCATGCCGGCGTGATGAGCCGGGCCGGGGCGGCGGGCGTGGGCGTCGTGGTGAAAAAGGGGCTGGCGTCGGGCCGGTTGCCGGCGCGCGAGGCGATCCCGTTCGCGCTGGCGGCGCCGGGTGTCGGCAGCCTTGTGGTCGGCGGTCTGAGTCTCGATCATCTGCGCGAGAACGTGCGCCTTGCCGAGGAGGTCCTGAAATGA
- the fruA_1 gene encoding PTS system fructose-specific EIIABC component: MPYGNFTLDELARRIGMDAREVRRWVEKGRLPGQMVNGQWRFNRAALLDFLQHEIHTLGEQDIRNLERAMSDGSEALLVTSMLAGEGVELNLSARTKTSVLRELVAVAERSGLIYDAPALIEALGQRESRSSTGLPGGFAFPHPIRPMPYATAEPLVCIGRVPAGVPFGALDRKLTDLFVLVCSHDDQQHLLVLARLAIMFSGGLGEEIRDCQSSEEALARLTEAERLVVATRCV; encoded by the coding sequence ATGCCTTACGGCAATTTCACGCTTGACGAGCTCGCGCGGCGCATCGGGATGGATGCGCGCGAGGTGCGCCGCTGGGTTGAAAAGGGGCGGCTGCCGGGGCAAATGGTCAACGGGCAGTGGCGTTTCAATCGCGCCGCCCTGCTCGACTTCCTTCAGCACGAGATCCACACGCTCGGCGAGCAGGACATCCGCAACCTCGAACGCGCCATGTCGGACGGTTCCGAGGCGCTGCTGGTCACCAGCATGCTGGCCGGCGAAGGCGTCGAGCTGAACCTGTCCGCCCGAACGAAGACATCGGTGCTGCGCGAGCTGGTTGCCGTCGCGGAGCGCAGCGGACTCATCTACGACGCGCCCGCGCTGATCGAGGCCCTGGGCCAGCGCGAGAGCCGCAGCTCAACCGGTCTGCCCGGCGGCTTCGCTTTCCCGCACCCCATTCGTCCGATGCCCTACGCCACCGCCGAGCCGCTGGTGTGCATCGGCCGCGTTCCGGCCGGCGTGCCGTTCGGCGCGCTGGACCGGAAGCTGACGGATCTTTTCGTGCTGGTTTGCAGCCACGACGATCAGCAGCACCTGCTCGTGCTGGCGCGCCTGGCCATCATGTTCAGCGGCGGGCTGGGCGAGGAAATCCGCGACTGTCAGTCGTCCGAAGAAGCCCTCGCGCGGCTGACCGAAGCCGAGCGCCTGGTCGTGGCGACGCGCTGCGTCTGA
- the rplU gene encoding 50S ribosomal protein L21, whose amino-acid sequence MYAIFEDGGKQYKVTEGDALLVELKDLQEGQSEVTFDKVLLVGEGDAARIGQPYVAGASVSAVIEEDDMQLPKVRGVKFSRRKGYFKRWGHRQRAMKVRISAIKA is encoded by the coding sequence GTGTACGCGATCTTCGAAGACGGCGGCAAGCAATACAAGGTGACCGAGGGCGACGCGCTGCTGGTCGAGCTGAAGGACTTGCAGGAAGGCCAAAGCGAGGTCACGTTCGACAAGGTGCTGCTGGTCGGCGAGGGCGACGCAGCCAGGATCGGCCAGCCCTACGTCGCCGGCGCCAGCGTCAGCGCCGTCATCGAAGAAGACGACATGCAGCTCCCCAAGGTCCGCGGCGTGAAGTTCAGCCGCCGCAAAGGCTACTTCAAGCGCTGGGGTCACCGGCAGCGGGCGATGAAAGTCCGCATCAGCGCCATCAAGGCATAA